DNA from Actinomycetota bacterium:
CACCGTCCCCCACAAGGTCGCGGCTCTCGATCTGGTCGATCGGGTGGATACGGACGCGAGGCGTATCGGGGCGGCCAACACCCTCGTGTTCGAAGGAGCGGGCCCGGTCGCCCACAACACGGATGTCCAGGGGGTCCTGTTCGCCGTTCGCGAGACGTGGCCGGACGCCCTCGGGGCTCCCTGGCTCGTCCTCGGAGCCGGAGGCGGGGGCCGGGCGGCCGCCTGGGCCGCGGCAGAGGCCGGGTCGCCCGTCCTGGTCACCAACCGGACGCGGGAGCGCGCCGCCGAGCTGGTCGGCGATCTGACCTCGTCCGGACACGGCGCGGAGCTGGTCGCATGGGAGGAGAGGACCGCACGCGCCGGATCCGTCGCGCTCGTCATCGACGCCACCTCCATGGGCATGGACGGGGGTCCTGGCCCCTTGGCGGAGCAGGACCTCGAGTCCGCGGCCGCGGGCGGATGCCTCGGCCTGATGGACATGTTCTACGCCCGGGGGGAGACCGAGCTCGTCCGGACGGCCCGCCGAGCCGGGCTCGTGGCGGCGGACGGAGTACAGATGCTGGTCGGACAGGCGGCCGCGTCCTACCGTCTGTGGTGGGAAGAGGAGGCGCCTGTGGATATCATGCGGGCGGCGGCGTCCGAGGCCCTGGGTCGGTCGACCGCCGATTCCCGGCCCCCGGGGCTGCCTCCCCTCCCTTGAGGCGCTCATGCACCTACCTCTCGAGCCGATTCTGAACCAGGCGGAACCGATGACGGAGACCGGTCCGACAGACTGAGACGGGGATCGATTGAGGAAGCGCAAGGCCCGCGACTACCTGGAGGACTTCGTCCGGTCCGGCCTGGTCACCGATGAGCAGCTCCAGATCGGGCTGAAGGAGGCCGAGCGGTCCGGCAAGTCCGCCCTGCGCGTCCTGATCGAGAAGGGTTTCCTCACCGACGACGACGTCCGGGTCACCGGGTTCCGCTGGCAGGGGTACGAGACGGTCGAGCTGGGTGAGGAGCAGATCGACACGTCCGTCGTGGCCATGCTCCCCGAGAGGCTCGCCCGCAGCTACTCGGCCCTCCCGCTGCGGCTCGAGGACAACGTCCTCGTGGTGGCCATGGCCGACCCGACCAACATCATCGCGGTCGACGACATCCGGACCATGACCGGACGGGAGGTCCGCGTCGTCATAGCCGCGAAGGCGGACATCGAAGAGGCGCTGGTCCGTCACCAGTCCCTGGACTCGGCGGTCGAGATGGCCAGCGAGCCCACCCCGGACGACGACGAGGATGGCGAACTCGCGGTCGAGGACGCCCCGATCGTCAAGC
Protein-coding regions in this window:
- the aroE gene encoding shikimate dehydrogenase, giving the protein MTPGSSTLLCAVLGHPVAHSISPAVHNAALQHRGRDAVYLAFDVRPGELGRALEGLKALGAAGANLTVPHKVAALDLVDRVDTDARRIGAANTLVFEGAGPVAHNTDVQGVLFAVRETWPDALGAPWLVLGAGGGGRAAAWAAAEAGSPVLVTNRTRERAAELVGDLTSSGHGAELVAWEERTARAGSVALVIDATSMGMDGGPGPLAEQDLESAAAGGCLGLMDMFYARGETELVRTARRAGLVAADGVQMLVGQAAASYRLWWEEEAPVDIMRAAASEALGRSTADSRPPGLPPLP